Proteins co-encoded in one Kocuria flava genomic window:
- a CDS encoding ABC transporter ATP-binding protein — protein MAETAPVPGGTTTAQAPLLQLRGLTKHFPLTQGIVLRRTIGQVRAVEGVDLTVGAGETLGLVGESGSGKSTVAKLVMALERPTAGQVLYKGRDVAAMGARELREYRRNVQIIFQDPYSSLNPRMTVGDIVAEAWDVHPNTLDRKDRGARVRELLERVGLRADYANRYPHQFSGGQRQRIGIARALALRPELIVCDEPVSALDVSVQAQVINLLQDLQDEFGLSFLFIAHDLSVVRHLSDRVAVMYLGGVVETGDRDAIYERAAHPYTQALLSAVPVHEPALRGSRERIMLSGDLPSPADPPSGCRFRTRCWKAQDVCAEEVPELVDRGQGHPSACHFAELRAPAPRP, from the coding sequence ATGGCTGAGACGGCACCGGTCCCCGGGGGGACGACGACGGCGCAGGCGCCGCTGCTGCAGCTGCGGGGGCTGACCAAGCACTTCCCGCTCACGCAGGGCATCGTCCTGCGGCGCACGATCGGGCAGGTGCGGGCGGTCGAGGGCGTGGACCTCACCGTGGGCGCCGGCGAGACGCTGGGGCTGGTGGGGGAGTCCGGCTCGGGCAAGTCCACGGTCGCGAAGCTCGTGATGGCACTCGAGCGGCCCACCGCCGGGCAGGTGCTCTACAAGGGCCGGGACGTCGCGGCGATGGGCGCCCGCGAGCTGCGGGAGTACCGGCGCAACGTGCAGATCATCTTCCAGGACCCCTACTCCTCGCTGAACCCCCGGATGACGGTGGGCGACATCGTGGCCGAGGCCTGGGACGTGCACCCCAACACCCTCGACCGCAAGGACCGCGGGGCGCGGGTGCGGGAGCTGCTCGAGCGGGTGGGGCTGCGCGCCGACTACGCCAACCGCTACCCGCACCAGTTCTCGGGCGGGCAGCGCCAGCGGATCGGGATCGCCCGGGCCCTGGCGCTGCGCCCCGAGCTGATCGTCTGCGACGAGCCCGTCTCCGCCCTCGACGTCTCGGTCCAGGCCCAGGTGATCAACCTCCTCCAGGACCTGCAGGACGAGTTCGGGCTGTCCTTCCTGTTCATCGCCCACGACCTCTCCGTGGTGCGCCACCTCAGCGACCGGGTGGCCGTGATGTACCTCGGCGGCGTGGTGGAGACCGGCGACCGGGACGCCATCTACGAGCGCGCCGCCCACCCCTACACCCAGGCCCTGCTGTCCGCGGTGCCGGTGCACGAGCCCGCCCTGCGGGGATCCCGGGAGCGGATCATGCTCAGCGGCGACCTGCCCAGCCCGGCCGACCCGCCCTCCGGGTGCCGGTTCCGCACCCGCTGCTGGAAGGCCCAGGACGTCTGCGCCGAGGAGGTCCCGGAGCTGGTGGACCGGGGCCAGGGCCACCCCTCGGCCTGCCACTTCGCCGAGCTGCGGGCGCCCGCCCCGCGGCCCTAG
- a CDS encoding acetyl/propionyl/methylcrotonyl-CoA carboxylase subunit alpha, with protein MRKVLIANRGEIAVRVVHACAEAGLASVAVYADPDADAPHVELADEAHSLEGSSPAETYLDAEKLLAVARRAGADAVHPGYGFLSENAGFARAVQEAGLTWIGPSPETIALLGDKVAARELARRVGAPLVPGTDGPVGTPEEARAFAEEHGLPVIVKAAHGGGGRGMRVVRELEEVEEAFAAAAREARGAFGREECFLERFLDRPRHVEAQVLADAHGQVVVLGTRDCSLQRRHQKLVEEAPAPFLTDDQRTRIHEAAAGIFREAGYVGVGTAEFLVAPDGLISFLEVNTRLQVEHPITEEVYGVDLVRAQLDVAAGRPLPVTRTPAPRGHAIEFRVNAEDPGRGFLPSGGTVEAVDAPTGPGVRLDSGVRAGSRVATTFDSLLLKLVVSAPTREQALVRARTALRELRVHGVATTVPFHRTVLDEPAFAGGDGLGVWTTWIEDELAPRLAPDTEYARAGEAGRTRFTVDVDGRRVRIGLPEALAAALSAAPGAAAAPAPAAAEDGAVTAPFAGTLVSWLVEAGQEVEAGQDVAVLEAMKTETRVPAPRTGRVGELLAEPGESVAADQVLARLD; from the coding sequence GTGCGCAAAGTCCTGATCGCCAACCGCGGGGAGATCGCCGTGCGCGTGGTCCACGCGTGCGCCGAGGCCGGGCTGGCCTCCGTGGCCGTCTACGCCGACCCCGACGCCGACGCCCCCCACGTGGAGCTCGCCGACGAGGCGCACTCCCTCGAGGGCTCCTCCCCCGCCGAGACCTACCTCGACGCCGAGAAGCTGCTCGCGGTCGCCCGCCGGGCCGGGGCCGACGCCGTGCACCCCGGCTACGGCTTCCTCTCCGAGAACGCCGGCTTCGCCCGGGCCGTGCAGGAGGCCGGTCTGACCTGGATCGGCCCCTCCCCGGAGACCATCGCGCTGCTCGGGGACAAGGTCGCCGCCCGCGAGCTCGCCCGCCGGGTCGGGGCCCCGCTGGTGCCCGGCACCGACGGACCCGTGGGCACCCCCGAGGAGGCCCGGGCCTTCGCGGAGGAGCACGGGCTGCCGGTGATCGTCAAGGCCGCCCACGGCGGCGGCGGGCGCGGGATGCGCGTGGTGCGCGAGCTCGAGGAGGTCGAGGAGGCCTTCGCCGCGGCCGCCCGCGAGGCCCGCGGCGCCTTCGGCCGCGAGGAGTGCTTCCTCGAGCGCTTCCTCGACCGCCCCCGCCACGTCGAGGCCCAGGTGCTCGCCGACGCCCACGGCCAGGTGGTCGTGCTCGGCACCCGCGACTGCTCCCTGCAGCGGCGCCACCAGAAGCTCGTCGAGGAGGCCCCCGCGCCGTTCCTCACCGACGACCAGCGCACCCGCATCCACGAGGCCGCCGCCGGGATCTTCCGCGAGGCCGGGTACGTGGGCGTGGGCACCGCCGAGTTCCTCGTGGCCCCGGACGGGCTGATCTCCTTCCTGGAGGTCAACACCCGCCTGCAGGTCGAGCACCCGATCACCGAGGAGGTCTACGGCGTGGACCTCGTGCGCGCCCAGCTCGACGTCGCCGCCGGCCGGCCCCTGCCGGTGACGCGCACGCCCGCCCCGCGGGGGCACGCGATCGAGTTCCGGGTCAACGCCGAGGACCCCGGCCGCGGCTTCCTGCCCTCGGGCGGGACGGTGGAGGCCGTGGACGCCCCCACCGGGCCCGGCGTGCGCCTGGACTCCGGGGTGCGGGCCGGCTCCCGCGTGGCCACGACCTTCGACTCCCTGCTGCTCAAGCTCGTGGTCAGCGCCCCGACCCGCGAGCAGGCCCTCGTGCGCGCCCGCACCGCGCTGCGCGAGCTGCGGGTGCACGGGGTGGCCACGACCGTGCCGTTCCACCGCACCGTCCTCGACGAGCCGGCCTTCGCCGGCGGCGACGGTCTCGGGGTGTGGACCACCTGGATCGAGGACGAGCTGGCCCCGCGGCTGGCCCCCGACACCGAGTACGCCCGGGCCGGCGAGGCCGGGCGCACCCGCTTCACGGTCGACGTCGACGGGCGGCGGGTGCGCATCGGGCTGCCCGAGGCCCTCGCCGCCGCGCTCAGCGCGGCCCCGGGGGCCGCGGCCGCCCCCGCTCCGGCCGCGGCGGAGGACGGCGCCGTGACGGCCCCGTTCGCCGGGACGCTCGTGTCCTGGCTCGTCGAGGCGGGTCAGGAGGTCGAGGCCGGCCAGGACGTCGCGGTGCTCGAGGCCATGAAGACCGAGACCCGCGTCCCCGCCCCCCGCACCGGCCGGGTGGGCGAGCTGCTCGCCGAGCCGGGCGAGTCCGTCGCGGCGGACCAGGTGCTGGCCCGGCTGGACTGA
- a CDS encoding putative hydro-lyase yields MSAAPARAERAGLAPAAARALFRDGLVTPTSGFSDGHAQANLIVVPRDWAFDVLLFAQRNPKPCPVLGVLDAGEVEGPLLPGGDVRTDVPLYTVYEHGEAAGTRTDLLDVWRDDLVTFALGCSFTFEAALQEAGIPVAHLEQGVNVPMYRTSVECTPAGRLSGPLVVSMRPVPASRVADAVRITSRYPAVHGAPVHVGAPEELGIRDLAAPDFGDPVGIPAGHVPVFWACGVTPQAAVLASGVPFALGHAPGHMLVTDAPNWQYQVP; encoded by the coding sequence ATGAGCGCCGCGCCGGCCCGCGCCGAGCGGGCGGGCCTGGCCCCCGCCGCGGCGCGCGCCCTGTTCCGCGACGGACTGGTCACCCCGACCTCCGGGTTCAGCGACGGCCACGCCCAGGCCAACCTCATCGTGGTCCCGCGGGACTGGGCCTTCGACGTCCTGCTCTTCGCCCAGCGCAACCCCAAGCCGTGCCCGGTGCTGGGCGTGCTCGACGCCGGCGAGGTCGAGGGGCCCCTGCTGCCCGGCGGCGACGTCCGCACCGACGTGCCGCTGTACACCGTCTACGAGCACGGGGAGGCGGCCGGCACCCGCACCGACCTGCTCGACGTGTGGCGGGACGACCTCGTGACCTTCGCCCTGGGCTGCAGCTTCACCTTCGAGGCCGCCCTGCAGGAGGCCGGGATCCCCGTGGCCCACCTCGAGCAGGGCGTCAACGTGCCGATGTACCGCACCTCGGTGGAGTGCACCCCCGCGGGCCGGCTCTCGGGCCCGCTCGTGGTCTCGATGCGCCCGGTCCCCGCCTCCCGCGTGGCCGACGCCGTGCGGATCACCTCCCGCTACCCGGCCGTGCACGGGGCGCCCGTGCACGTGGGAGCCCCGGAGGAGCTGGGCATCCGCGACCTCGCGGCCCCCGACTTCGGCGACCCGGTCGGGATCCCCGCCGGGCACGTGCCGGTGTTCTGGGCCTGCGGGGTCACCCCGCAGGCGGCCGTGCTGGCCTCGGGGGTGCCCTTCGCCCTCGGCCACGCCCCCGGGCACATGCTGGTCACCGACGCCCCGAACTGGCAGTACCAGGTGCCCTGA
- a CDS encoding ABC transporter permease, whose protein sequence is MNDPRTDALEDQAHPEGLHRESYADRVDDRADELASAAAAGDIEQTSLWQDAWRQLRRNPFFLVGALLFLVFATMAVAPGLFTSTDPRACDLARSGDGPRAGAPFGFDVQGCDYYANVVHGAGVSLAIGFLSVLGVLAIGVVVGALAGYYGGWIDSLLARVTDIFYGLPLILGAIILLSVLPERGVLEVSLALIAFGWMTAMRLVRSNVIGVKQSDYVQAARALGARTGRIIVRHILPNAVAPVLVYATIAVGTIIASEATLTFLGVGLQLPEISWGLQINAAQNRLRDAPHLILFPSLFLSLTVLAFILMGDALRDALDPKLRR, encoded by the coding sequence ATGAATGACCCCCGCACGGACGCCCTCGAGGACCAGGCCCACCCGGAGGGCCTGCACCGGGAGAGCTACGCCGACCGGGTGGACGACCGCGCCGACGAGCTGGCCTCGGCGGCCGCGGCCGGGGACATCGAGCAGACCAGCCTGTGGCAGGACGCCTGGCGGCAGCTGCGCCGCAACCCGTTCTTCCTCGTGGGCGCGCTGCTGTTCCTGGTCTTCGCGACCATGGCGGTGGCCCCGGGGCTGTTCACCTCGACCGACCCGAGGGCCTGCGACCTCGCCCGCTCCGGGGACGGCCCGCGGGCCGGGGCCCCGTTCGGCTTCGACGTCCAGGGCTGCGACTACTACGCCAACGTGGTGCACGGGGCCGGGGTGTCCCTCGCGATCGGCTTCCTCTCCGTGCTCGGGGTGCTCGCCATCGGCGTGGTCGTGGGCGCGCTGGCCGGCTACTACGGCGGGTGGATCGACTCGCTGCTGGCCCGCGTGACCGACATCTTCTACGGCCTGCCGCTGATCCTGGGGGCGATCATCCTGCTCTCCGTGCTGCCCGAGCGCGGGGTGCTCGAGGTCTCCCTCGCGCTGATCGCCTTCGGCTGGATGACCGCGATGCGCCTGGTGCGCTCCAACGTCATCGGGGTCAAGCAGTCCGACTACGTCCAGGCCGCCCGCGCCCTCGGGGCCCGGACCGGGCGGATCATCGTCCGGCACATCCTGCCCAACGCCGTGGCCCCCGTGCTCGTCTACGCCACGATCGCGGTGGGCACGATCATCGCCTCCGAGGCGACGCTGACGTTCCTGGGCGTGGGTCTGCAGCTGCCCGAGATCTCCTGGGGCCTGCAGATCAACGCCGCCCAGAACCGGCTGCGCGACGCCCCGCACCTGATCCTGTTCCCCTCGCTCTTCCTGTCCCTGACCGTGCTCGCGTTCATCCTCATGGGGGATGCGCTGCGCGACGCCCTCGACCCGAAACTGCGCCGATGA
- a CDS encoding ABC transporter permease: MGRYVLRRLLLTIPVLLGASLLIFSMVYALPGDPIRALGGDRPLSEAVQAQLRAEYNLDDPLLIQYLKYLAGLVQGDFGTDFSGRPVLATILDRLPVTARLALVAVGFEILIGIAAGVLAGLRRGSFFDNLVLVSTTVVVSIPVFVLGFLAQYVFGVRLGWFPIAGISQGWYSYVLPGLVLAALSLAYVARLTRTSLAENLQSDYVRTARAKGLSEARVVGKHTLRNSLIPVITFIGADLGALMGGAIVTESVFNIPGLGRAVYDAVLRQEGAVVVGIVTLFVFFYIFFNLVVDVLYAALDPRIRYE, translated from the coding sequence ATGGGGCGGTACGTCCTCCGCCGTCTGCTGCTGACCATCCCGGTGCTGCTGGGGGCATCCCTGCTCATCTTCTCGATGGTCTACGCGCTGCCCGGCGACCCCATCCGAGCCCTCGGCGGGGACCGCCCGCTCTCCGAGGCGGTGCAGGCGCAGCTGCGCGCCGAGTACAACCTCGACGACCCGCTGCTGATCCAGTACCTGAAGTACCTGGCCGGGCTGGTCCAGGGCGACTTCGGCACCGACTTCTCCGGCCGGCCCGTGCTCGCCACGATCCTGGACCGGCTGCCCGTGACCGCCCGCCTGGCCCTCGTGGCCGTGGGCTTCGAGATCCTCATCGGCATCGCCGCCGGCGTCCTGGCCGGCCTGCGCCGGGGGTCGTTCTTCGACAACCTGGTGCTCGTCTCGACCACGGTCGTGGTCTCGATCCCCGTGTTCGTCCTGGGCTTCCTCGCCCAGTACGTCTTCGGGGTGCGCCTGGGCTGGTTCCCGATCGCGGGCATCTCCCAGGGCTGGTACAGCTACGTCCTGCCGGGCCTGGTGCTCGCGGCGCTCTCGCTGGCCTACGTGGCGCGGCTGACCCGCACGAGCCTCGCCGAGAACCTGCAGAGCGACTACGTGCGCACCGCCCGGGCCAAGGGCCTGAGCGAGGCCCGCGTGGTCGGCAAGCACACCCTGCGCAACAGCCTGATCCCGGTGATCACCTTCATCGGCGCCGACCTCGGCGCCCTGATGGGCGGGGCGATCGTCACCGAGTCGGTGTTCAACATCCCCGGCCTGGGCCGGGCGGTCTACGACGCGGTGCTGCGGCAGGAGGGCGCCGTCGTCGTCGGGATCGTGACCCTGTTCGTGTTCTTCTACATCTTCTTCAACCTGGTGGTCGACGTCCTCTACGCCGCCCTCGACCCGAGGATCCGCTATGAATGA
- a CDS encoding ABC transporter ATP-binding protein — protein MNPSHPVPAPADPQQRDAEQPVLEVEDLAVEFRSRRRTVRAVNGISYAVRPGETLAIVGESGSGKSVSAQAVMGILDVPPARITRGAIRFRGRDLLGMTRKEQRAVRGPGIAMVFQDALSALNPVFTVGHQIGELFRVHRGASRAEARERAVELMERVGIPAARERVDAYPHQFSGGMRQRVMIAMAVALDPDLLIADEPTTALDVTVQAQIMDLLTELQEQTGTGMILITHDLGVVNEVADRVAVMYAGRIVENGTVDEVLAAPLHPYTKGLMASMPSLESHGERLHPVTGTPPDLSAIPSGCAFHPRCPLARSGAAAAPGADCAGDVPALREIVPGRTAACHYSEELAHG, from the coding sequence ATGAACCCCTCGCACCCCGTTCCCGCCCCGGCGGACCCGCAGCAGCGGGACGCGGAGCAGCCCGTCCTCGAGGTCGAGGACCTCGCGGTCGAGTTCCGCTCCCGCCGCCGCACCGTCCGGGCCGTCAACGGCATCTCCTACGCGGTCCGCCCCGGGGAGACCCTCGCCATCGTCGGGGAGTCCGGCTCGGGCAAGTCCGTCTCCGCCCAGGCGGTCATGGGCATCCTCGACGTCCCCCCGGCGCGCATCACGCGCGGCGCCATCCGCTTCCGCGGCCGCGACCTGCTGGGGATGACCCGCAAGGAGCAGCGGGCCGTGCGCGGGCCGGGCATCGCCATGGTCTTCCAGGACGCGCTGTCCGCCCTCAACCCCGTCTTCACGGTCGGGCACCAGATCGGGGAGCTGTTCCGCGTCCACCGCGGGGCCTCCCGCGCCGAGGCCCGGGAGCGGGCGGTCGAGCTCATGGAGCGCGTCGGCATCCCCGCCGCCCGCGAGCGCGTCGACGCCTATCCGCACCAGTTCTCCGGCGGGATGCGCCAGCGCGTGATGATCGCGATGGCCGTCGCCCTGGACCCGGACCTGCTGATCGCCGACGAGCCCACGACCGCCCTCGACGTCACCGTCCAGGCCCAGATCATGGACCTGCTCACCGAGCTGCAGGAGCAGACGGGGACGGGGATGATCCTCATCACCCACGACCTCGGGGTCGTCAACGAGGTCGCCGACCGGGTGGCCGTGATGTACGCCGGGCGGATCGTGGAGAACGGCACGGTCGACGAGGTCCTGGCCGCCCCGCTGCACCCCTACACGAAGGGCCTGATGGCCTCGATGCCGAGCCTCGAGTCCCATGGGGAGCGGCTGCACCCGGTCACCGGCACCCCGCCGGACCTCTCGGCCATCCCCTCCGGGTGCGCCTTCCACCCGCGCTGCCCGCTGGCCCGCTCCGGGGCCGCGGCCGCCCCCGGCGCCGACTGCGCCGGAGATGTCCCGGCGCTGCGCGAGATCGTCCCGGGCCGCACGGCGGCCTGCCACTACAGCGAGGAGCTCGCCCATGGCTGA
- a CDS encoding peptide ABC transporter substrate-binding protein, producing the protein MRTKRAAGAAVLMTGTLLLTACGGGGGEAGADGGGGTFSAYIGEPENPLVPGNTTETEGGQVVDALWTGLVEYDRETNEAVYTGVAESVESEDQKTWTVTLKDGWTFHDGTPVTAQSYVDTWNYVANSTNAQGNSYFFANVEGYEDLQAEEGKEPAGTEMSGLEVVDDTTFRVTLTEPYAQFPTTLGYTAFFPMPQAFFDDPEGFGEQPIGNGPFKADEAFQEGQGITLTRYEEFGGEEPAKAAGVEFRVYTEINTAYNDLQAGSLDVVGQIPPDAIASAEDQFGERFKTTPRGDITSLGFPTYDERFADPQVRRAFSMAIDRQAITDAIFQGSRTPAASFVSPVIDGHREDACDACELNVEEANRLLEEAGFDRSEPVDLWFNAGAGHEEWMQAVGNQLRENLGVEYQLRGDLQFAEYLPKQDEKGMTGPFRSGWIMDYPVMENMLGPTYSTAALPPAGSNVTFYSNEEFDAKLQEGNAADSVDAAIQAYQEAEDVLLADMPAAPLFYGLVQYAHSENVSDVHVNSFGRVEVEDVVVGSE; encoded by the coding sequence ATGAGGACGAAGCGGGCCGCGGGTGCGGCAGTGCTCATGACCGGAACGCTGCTGCTCACCGCCTGCGGCGGTGGCGGCGGCGAGGCCGGCGCCGACGGCGGCGGCGGCACCTTCAGCGCGTACATCGGCGAGCCCGAGAACCCGCTGGTCCCCGGCAACACCACCGAGACCGAGGGCGGCCAGGTCGTCGACGCGCTGTGGACCGGTCTCGTCGAGTACGACCGCGAGACCAACGAGGCCGTCTACACCGGCGTCGCGGAGTCCGTGGAGTCCGAGGACCAGAAGACGTGGACGGTCACGCTCAAGGACGGCTGGACCTTCCACGACGGCACCCCGGTGACCGCGCAGAGCTACGTCGACACCTGGAACTACGTTGCCAACAGCACGAACGCCCAGGGCAACTCCTACTTCTTCGCCAACGTCGAGGGCTACGAGGACCTGCAGGCCGAGGAGGGGAAGGAGCCCGCCGGGACGGAGATGTCCGGGCTCGAGGTCGTCGACGACACCACGTTCCGGGTGACCCTCACCGAGCCCTACGCGCAGTTCCCCACGACCCTCGGCTACACGGCGTTCTTCCCGATGCCCCAGGCGTTCTTCGACGACCCCGAGGGCTTCGGCGAGCAGCCGATCGGCAACGGGCCCTTCAAGGCCGACGAGGCCTTCCAGGAGGGCCAGGGCATCACCCTGACCCGCTACGAGGAGTTCGGCGGCGAGGAGCCGGCGAAGGCCGCGGGCGTCGAGTTCCGCGTCTACACCGAGATCAACACCGCCTACAACGACCTGCAGGCCGGCTCCCTCGACGTGGTCGGCCAGATCCCGCCGGACGCCATCGCCTCCGCCGAGGACCAGTTCGGCGAGCGGTTCAAGACCACCCCGCGCGGGGACATCACCTCGCTGGGCTTCCCGACCTACGACGAGCGCTTCGCCGACCCGCAGGTCCGCCGGGCGTTCTCCATGGCGATCGACCGGCAGGCGATCACCGACGCGATCTTCCAGGGCTCCCGGACCCCGGCCGCGTCCTTCGTCTCGCCCGTGATCGACGGCCACCGCGAGGACGCCTGCGACGCCTGCGAGCTGAACGTCGAGGAGGCCAACCGCCTGCTCGAGGAGGCCGGCTTCGACAGGTCCGAGCCCGTGGACCTGTGGTTCAACGCCGGGGCCGGGCACGAGGAGTGGATGCAGGCGGTGGGCAACCAGCTGCGGGAGAACCTCGGGGTCGAGTACCAGCTGCGCGGCGACCTCCAGTTCGCCGAGTACCTGCCCAAGCAGGACGAGAAGGGCATGACCGGCCCGTTCCGCTCCGGCTGGATCATGGACTACCCGGTCATGGAGAACATGCTCGGCCCGACCTACTCCACCGCGGCCCTGCCGCCGGCCGGGTCGAACGTGACCTTCTACTCGAACGAGGAGTTCGACGCGAAGCTGCAGGAGGGCAACGCCGCCGACTCGGTCGACGCCGCGATCCAGGCCTACCAGGAGGCCGAGGACGTGCTCCTGGCCGACATGCCGGCCGCCCCGCTGTTCTACGGGCTCGTCCAGTACGCGCACTCGGAGAACGTCAGCGACGTCCACGTCAACAGCTTCGGCCGCGTCGAGGTCGAGGACGTCGTCGTCGGCTCGGAGTGA
- a CDS encoding NRAMP family divalent metal transporter gives MSSSAPVPPAEKETGSALGPAAMRAVNRSALLGALFLMATSAIGPGFITQTANFTVQLGAAFAFAIVVSIVVDIAVQLNVWRVIGVSGLKAHELGNRVLPGLGWFIAALVATGGLVFNIGNTAGGGLGLNALLGLDATWGGILTALLAVGVFLSRRAGVALDRIVVALGVVMILVTGYVAVVSQPPVGEALRNVVLPEEVSFLVVTTLIGGTVGGYITYAGAHRVVDAGITGVENVKQISRSSVVSIVVTGVMRFLLFLAILGVVAGGAQLAGENLAAQAFQSAAGEVGLRLFGVILWAASVSSVIGAAYTSVSFLTTSRTAPRTRSLLTVAFILISAAVFTLLGQAPSTLLIVAGAVNGLILPLGFAVLLWVAWRRRDLLGGYEYPTWLAVLGTLVWLLTIWLGVQSLSGIAALWA, from the coding sequence ATGTCCAGCTCCGCCCCCGTGCCGCCCGCCGAGAAGGAGACCGGCTCCGCCCTCGGCCCCGCGGCCATGCGGGCCGTGAACCGCTCCGCCCTGCTGGGCGCGCTGTTCCTCATGGCCACCTCGGCCATCGGCCCCGGCTTCATCACCCAGACCGCCAACTTCACCGTCCAGCTCGGCGCGGCCTTCGCCTTCGCGATCGTCGTCTCGATCGTCGTGGACATCGCCGTGCAGCTGAACGTGTGGCGGGTCATCGGCGTCTCCGGGCTCAAGGCCCACGAGCTCGGCAACCGCGTGCTGCCCGGTCTGGGCTGGTTCATCGCCGCGCTCGTGGCCACCGGCGGGCTCGTGTTCAACATCGGCAACACCGCTGGCGGCGGGCTCGGCCTCAACGCCCTGCTGGGCCTCGACGCGACCTGGGGCGGGATCCTCACCGCCCTGCTCGCCGTGGGCGTGTTCCTCAGCCGCCGCGCCGGCGTGGCCCTCGACCGGATCGTCGTGGCCCTCGGCGTCGTGATGATCCTCGTGACCGGCTACGTCGCGGTCGTCTCGCAGCCGCCCGTGGGCGAGGCCCTGCGCAACGTGGTCCTGCCGGAGGAGGTCAGCTTCCTCGTGGTCACCACGCTGATCGGCGGCACCGTGGGCGGCTACATCACCTACGCGGGCGCCCACCGCGTGGTCGACGCCGGGATCACCGGGGTCGAGAACGTCAAGCAGATCTCCCGCAGCTCCGTGGTGAGCATCGTCGTCACCGGCGTGATGCGCTTCCTGCTCTTCCTGGCGATCCTCGGCGTGGTCGCCGGCGGGGCGCAGCTGGCCGGGGAGAACCTCGCGGCCCAGGCCTTCCAGTCGGCCGCCGGCGAGGTCGGGCTGCGGCTGTTCGGCGTGATCCTGTGGGCGGCCTCCGTCTCCTCGGTGATCGGCGCGGCCTACACCTCCGTCTCCTTCCTCACCACCTCCCGCACCGCCCCGCGCACCCGCAGCCTGCTCACCGTGGCGTTCATCCTGATCTCCGCCGCCGTGTTCACCCTGCTCGGGCAGGCGCCCTCGACCCTGCTCATCGTGGCCGGGGCCGTCAACGGGCTGATCCTGCCGCTGGGCTTCGCCGTGCTCCTGTGGGTGGCCTGGCGCCGGCGCGACCTGCTGGGCGGCTACGAGTACCCGACGTGGCTCGCGGTCCTCGGCACCCTGGTGTGGCTGCTGACGATCTGGCTCGGCGTCCAGTCGCTCAGCGGCATCGCCGCGCTGTGGGCATGA
- a CDS encoding GntR family transcriptional regulator has translation MNAVDDSTLAAAAAQAGPAPSGEATPWAAAVLRGTITAGRLLPGTRLSEAQVSRVLGISRNTLREAFAALADENLLTRLPHRGVSVARPGPEDVREMYRVRLALETSALRWAEPGPAPQLHAAVAAGRAARERGDVAATADANQRFHRAVVALAGSSRQDELMDRILAEMRLVFLGMREDPSFHMPFVERNDRITALFEAGRSQEAAAEMAAYLAAGRDRVLAALGVPDRA, from the coding sequence ATGAACGCCGTCGACGACTCCACCCTCGCCGCCGCCGCCGCCCAGGCCGGCCCCGCACCCTCGGGCGAGGCCACCCCCTGGGCCGCGGCGGTGCTGCGCGGGACCATCACCGCCGGGCGGCTGCTGCCCGGGACCCGCCTGTCCGAGGCGCAGGTCAGCCGGGTGCTCGGGATCTCCCGCAACACCCTGCGGGAGGCCTTCGCGGCCCTCGCCGACGAGAACCTGCTGACCCGCCTGCCCCACCGCGGGGTCAGCGTGGCCCGGCCCGGGCCCGAGGACGTGCGGGAGATGTACCGGGTGCGCCTGGCCCTCGAGACCTCCGCGCTGCGCTGGGCCGAGCCGGGCCCCGCCCCGCAGCTGCACGCCGCGGTGGCCGCGGGCCGGGCCGCGCGCGAGCGCGGGGACGTCGCGGCCACCGCCGACGCCAACCAGCGCTTCCACCGGGCCGTGGTCGCGCTCGCGGGCTCGAGCCGCCAGGACGAGCTGATGGACCGGATCCTCGCGGAGATGCGCCTGGTGTTCCTGGGCATGCGCGAGGACCCGTCCTTCCACATGCCCTTCGTGGAGCGCAACGACCGGATCACCGCCCTGTTCGAGGCCGGCCGGTCGCAGGAGGCCGCCGCGGAGATGGCCGCCTACCTGGCCGCGGGCCGGGACCGGGTGCTCGCCGCCCTCGGGGTCCCCGACCGGGCCTGA